The Fusarium keratoplasticum isolate Fu6.1 chromosome 8, whole genome shotgun sequence genome includes a region encoding these proteins:
- a CDS encoding Amidase, whose amino-acid sequence MTWETIAKDKKRRIDESIPAEWRIKIPAYDGSMLNFPKDSGIMTLEELVITESSATELVNKMAAGELTSVAVTTAFCKRAALAQQLVNCAHEFFPEMALKRASELDEYFAKNKKTVGPLHGLPISLKDQLRIKGLETTMGYTAWVGKYDEEDSVLTSLLRKAGAVFYIKTSVPQSLMVCETINNIIGRTLNPRNKNWSCGGSSGGEGALVGFRGSLIGVGTDIGGSIRVPSAFNFLYGLRPSHGRLPYAKMANSMEGQETVHSVCGPLTHSVEDMRLFVTSVLAEQPWEFDSKVIPMPWRQAEEDAIKTKISSKGLTLGFYNCDGVVLPHPPILRGVQTVVDKLKEEGHTVVPWEPYKHAYAVDLVNKIYASDGGTDVFETLKASGEPDIPNFADLINPSLPKLDMNELWSANLKKWDYQREYLAAIRALEEKLGKQLDAIIAPITPTATIRHNQFKYYGYASVINLLDFTSVVVPVTFADKAVDVKNESFSPLTDVDSTVQAEYDPEAYHGAPVGVQIIGRRLTEERIMAIAEEIEDTTSLQQPASPSPDLCSASDLFPSGLDLAYMGDLLPFETHYGVLDLLREDARIGNQDLLDQCFDLDIGDLVNQTLSSAVQGSQTAPDNTANTSGQHPPPRLAELLHLPSALTDYFFKEVIKLYCTWDNSFNSLRIMIGRMWQSSGALYHTMQSMAAICLSESFPHLASTASGERSCALEYLQQNSTSPSCKEEHALATFLFGHSSSWFDPHDLAADKLQEAETIISLWSLPDSEFSWSFLEEALDFWKMLLAFTTKTADGKDSGRQTCVSPSRLTDRTFPHAWNGISREIVQLMADVGRLVFSVRTSLPNVLFTSEHHIDFFRDTLEKAGRLEQQLLAFVAAEASRIVDPGDPNTPPTHFQHMDEAFRYTGLLQLYRVFPELLARRYRPWNKDEILLPLEASKIPTRRERSAWLTSLATHVVQILQEIPFESLTRCIQPFVMIAVSGELRYNDQIPGSGPILDASIETARARNFVKSRLAAYTHVLPLRKVQQHYQLVKDIWTAIDNGDEDVYWVNVASQKNLSPLMA is encoded by the exons GAAGAACTCGTCATTACCGAATCTTCCGCAACTGAACTGGTCAACAAGATGGCAGCGGGAGAGCTGACATCTGTCGCCGTCACGACTGCGTTCTGCAAGAGAGCTGCACTCGCTCAACAACTG GTTAACTGCGCGCACGAGTTCTTCCCGGAGATGGCCCTCAAGAGAGCCAGTGAGCTGGATGAATACtttgccaagaacaagaagaccGTGGGGCCTCTCCACGGGTTGCCCATCTCATTAAAGGATCAACTCAGAATCAAG GGCCTTGAAACCACCATGGGCTACACAGCTTGGGTGGGCAAGTATGATGAGGAAGATTCGGTTCTGACTAGCCTTCTACGCAAAGCTGGAGCCGTCTTCTACATCAAGACCAGTGTCCCTCAGAGTCTTATGGTATGCGAGACTATCAACAATATCATCGGGCGAACCTTGAACCCCCGAAACAAGAACTGGTCTTGTGGAGGCAGCTCcggaggagagggagcttTGGTTGGGTTCCGTGGAAGTCTCATCGGCGTTGGCACTGATATCG GTGGCTCCATTCGGGTCCCATCTGCGTTCAACTTTCTCTACGGCCTGAGACCCAGTCACGGGCGTCTGCCCTACGCAAAGATGGCCAACAGCATGGAAGGACAGGAAACCGTTCATTCCGTTTGCGGACCCCTTACGCACTCGGTGGAGGACATGAGACTCTTCGTGACTTCTGTGCTAGCGGAACAACCCTGGGAGTTTGACTCCAAGGTGATCCCGATGCCATGGCGGCAGGCCGAagaagatgccatcaagaccaagattTCATCCAAGGGCTTGACTTTGGGCTTCTACAACTGCGATGGAGTG GTCCTCCCTCACCCTCCCATCCTTCGCGGTGTGCAGACAGTTGTCGACAAACTGAAGGAAGAGGGCCACACGGTTGTTCCCTGGGAACCATACAAGCACGCGTATGCTgtcgatctcgtcaacaAGATCTACGCCTCAGATGGCGGAACT GACGTGTTCGAGACGCTAAAGGCTTCTGGCGAACCCGACATCCCTAATTTTGCCGATTTGATAAACCCGTCTCTCCCCAAGCTGGACATGAACGAGCTCTGGAGCGCAAACCTCAAGAAGTGGGATTACCAGCGCGAATACTTAGCTGCCATTCGAGCCCTGGAAGAGAAGCTTGGCAAGCAGCTGGATGCAATCATAGCGCCCATCACACCCACCGCAACGATCCGGCACAACCAGTTCAAGTACTACGGGTATGCGAGTGTGATTAACCTCCTCGACTTCACGAGTGTTGTTGTGCCAGTTACTTTTGCCGATAAGGCCGTCGACGTCAAGAATGAGTCCTTCAGCCCCCTAACGGATGTTGACAGCACGGTTCAGGCAGAGT ACGATCCAGAGGCTTATCATGGCGCACCTGTTGGCGTGCAAATTATTGGACGAAGGCTGACGGAGGAACGTATCATGGCGATAGCTGAGGAAATTG AAGACACCACCTCTCTTCAACAACCCGCATCGCCTTCACCTGACCTCTGTAGTGCATCCGACCTTTTCCCTTCcggcctcgacctcgccTACATGGGCGATCTCTTGCCATTTGAGACCCATTACGGGGTGCTTGATCTCTTGCGAGAGGACGCCCGTATCGGCAACCAAGACCTCCTTGATCAATGCTTTGACCTTGATATTGGAGACTTGGTCAACCAAACGCTCAGCTCTGCTGTGCAGGGTTCCCAAACTGCGCCAGATAACACAGCCAATACCTCTGGTCAGCACCCACCACCTCGTCTGGCTGAGTTGTTACATCTACCTTCGGCACTCACAGACTACTTCTTTAAAGAAGTAATCAAGCTGTACTGTACTTGGGACAATAGCTTCAACTCACTACGCATCATGATTGGAAGGATGTGGCAATCTTCCGGGGCGCTTTATCACACAATGCAGAGCATGGCAGCCATCTGCCTATCAGAGAGCTTTCCTCATCTTGCCTCTACAGCATCCGGAGAACGCTCTTGTGCTTTGGAATACCTGCAACAAAACTCAACATCCCCTTCATGCAAGGAGGAGCACGCTCTGGCCACCTTCTTATTCGGCCACAGCTCGAGCTGGTTTGACCCGCACGACCTGGCAGCCGACAAGCTCCAAGAGGCCGAAACAATTATCTCATTGTGGTCCTTGCCGGATAGCGAGTTCAGCTGGTCATTCTTAGAGGAGGCATTGGATTTTTGGAAGATGCTTCTTGCCTTTACCACAAAGACGGCCGATGGAAAAGACTCAGGCCGGCAGACATGCGTCAGTCCTTCTCGACTGACTGACCGCACTTTTCCCCACGCTTGGAATGGAATCTCTCGTGAGATAGTCCAACTGATGGCCGATGTAGGGCGCTTGGTTTTCAGTGTGCGGACAAGCTTGCCAAACGTCCTCTTCACTAGTGAGCATCATATCGACTTCTTTCGAGACACCTTGGAGAAGGCTGGTCGCCTGGAGCAGCAACTCCTCGCTTTTGTTGCGGCAGAGGCTTCGCGCATTGTGGACCCTGGCGACCCCAACACCCCACCGACGCATTTCCAGCACATGGATGAAGCTTTTCGATACACGGGCCTTTTACAACTATACCGCGTCTTCCCGGAGTTGCTTGCGCGGCGTTACAGGCCCTGGAACAAAGACGAGATCCTTCTACCGCTAGAGGCTTCAAAAATCCCCACCAGGCGCGAAAGAAGCGCGTGGTTGACTTCTTTGGCCACCCACGTCGTCCAGATCCTGCAAGAGATTCCTTTCGAGTCTCTTACGAGATGCATCCAACCCTTCGTCATGATTGCAGTGTCAGGCGAACTCCGGTACAACGATCAAATCCCTGGTTCCGGACCGATACTCGATGCGTCGATAGAGACAGCTCGCGCTCGAAATTTTGTCAAATCGCGGTTGGCAGCTTACACACACGTCCTTCCTCTTCGCAAGGTTCAGCAGCATTACCAACTTGTCAAGGATATCTGGACTGCCATCGACAAcggagatgaggatgtcTACTGGGTGAACGTAGCTTCACAGAAGAATCTCAGTCCTCTGATGGCGTAA